The DNA sequence ACACCCCGGACTCGCCGCTGCGGGCGGCGTCCGAGCTCGGCATCGACATCGGCGCCGGCGTCGAGCAGGCCGTCGCGGCGACCAAGACGTACTCCGCGACGCTGATGGCGCTCTACCTGCTCATCGACGCGGTGCGCGGCGGCAAGGCGGCCGACGCCGAGAAGATCGGCGAGCTGGCGCAGCAAACCCTCGACGGCTCCACCGAGGGCGTCCAGCGGGCGGTCGACCGGTACCGGTTCGTGAACCGGGTCCTGACCGCCGCCCGCGGCTACTCCTACGCGACCGCGTTGGAGGCGTCGCTCAAGCTCGCCGAGACGAGCTACCTGGCGGCCCGCGCGTACAGCGGCGCGGACCTGCTGCACGGCCCGGTGGCGGCGGTCGACGACCAGACCGCGGTGCTGGCGGTGACCAGCGCCGGGCACGGTGCCGAAGCCATGCGCGACGTCATCGACGCCGTCGCCAAGCGCGGCGCGGACGTCGTCGCGGTCGGTTCGGCGTCCGCGGACACCCCCGCGGCACTGCGGATCGACGTGCCGCAGACCGTCGAGGAGCTGGCGCCGATCCTGGAGATCCTGCCCGTCCAGCAGATCGCGCTGGGCCTGTCGCTCGCCCGCGGCGGCGACCCGGACAACCCGCGCGGCCTGCTCAAGGTGACCAAGACCCGGTGACCTCCGCGATCGGCGTCGACGCCGGCGGCACGTCGACCAGGGCCGCACTGGTCGACGCCGCCGGCGTCGTGCTCGGCACCGGGCGCGGCGAAGGCGCCAACCCCAACGCGCACGCGCCGGAGGTCGCCGCGGGCCGGATCGCCGACGCGATCACCGCGGCGCTCGGCGGCCGCGACCCCGGCGCCGTGCGCGCGTGCGTCGTCGGCATGGCCGGGGTCAGCAAGCTGAGCGATCCGGCGGTGGCGGCGGTGTTCGACGCGGCGTGGGCGCGGATCGGGCTCACCGGCGTGGTGCGGACCGTCGCCGACGCCGAAGTGGCGTACGCGTCGGCGACGTCGGCTCCCGACGGGACGGTGCTCGTCGCGGGCACCGGCTCGATCGCGGGCCGCATCCGCAAGCGGCGGCTGGCCGGCACCGCGGGCGGCTACGGCTGGCTGCTCGGCGACGAGGGTTCGGCGTTCTGGCTCGGCCGCGAAGCCGTCCGTTCCACTTTGGAGGCTCTCGGCCGCGGCCTGCCCCTCGAC is a window from the Amycolatopsis sp. cg9 genome containing:
- a CDS encoding SIS domain-containing protein, giving the protein MMTQQRPGEHMAAEIAQQPDVLAGLVQRQSEIAGVAEKISQRPPRFALLAARGSSDHAALYAKYLIEVLLGLPAGLVSPSTATLYGARPDLRDVLFVTVSQSGGSPDLIEVTETARRQGALTVSVTNTPDSPLRAASELGIDIGAGVEQAVAATKTYSATLMALYLLIDAVRGGKAADAEKIGELAQQTLDGSTEGVQRAVDRYRFVNRVLTAARGYSYATALEASLKLAETSYLAARAYSGADLLHGPVAAVDDQTAVLAVTSAGHGAEAMRDVIDAVAKRGADVVAVGSASADTPAALRIDVPQTVEELAPILEILPVQQIALGLSLARGGDPDNPRGLLKVTKTR
- a CDS encoding N-acetylglucosamine kinase, with product MTSAIGVDAGGTSTRAALVDAAGVVLGTGRGEGANPNAHAPEVAAGRIADAITAALGGRDPGAVRACVVGMAGVSKLSDPAVAAVFDAAWARIGLTGVVRTVADAEVAYASATSAPDGTVLVAGTGSIAGRIRKRRLAGTAGGYGWLLGDEGSAFWLGREAVRSTLEALGRGLPLDGLPSAVLAAALGPSGLDVRTDADRLAASRALITTANAEAPVRLARFAPLVSAAHDAGEPAAREIVGRAAELLVANALAAREPGESTPVVLVGSVLTGDSPVGALVRRGLSGLEVLTSSDGVLGAAWLAAVDAFGEGAPRPTSPPD